One window from the genome of Kryptolebias marmoratus isolate JLee-2015 linkage group LG1, ASM164957v2, whole genome shotgun sequence encodes:
- the fem1c gene encoding protein fem-1 homolog C isoform X1, with protein sequence MDLKTAVFNAARDGKLRLLQKLLENKDGHEVVKLMGEKTNGATPLLMASRYGHLDLVEYLLECCSAPVEVGGSVNFDGETIEGAPPLWAASAAGHLKVVQSLLGHGASVNSTTLTNSTPLRAACFDGHLDIVRYLVEHKADLEVANRHGHTCLMISCYKGHKEIAQYLLEKGADVNRKSVKGNTALHDCAESGSLEIMRMLLQYGATMEQDGYGMTPLLSASVTGHTNIVDYLTTHPQVRPSGVLAHRNERACGVLIQLVIEGKIYAFFFLVLQTSHTERIDALELLGATFVDKKRDLLGALKYWKRAMDLRYLDSNNIVQKLEPKQLIMAYDYAREVTNGEELDGLISDPDEMRMQALLIRERILGPQHPDTSYYIRYRGAVYADSGNFERCINLWKYALEMQQINLEPLSPMTTSSLLSFAELFSFMLQDRAKGLLGTSVSFEDLMGILSKSVLEIERAVKQSGPMPPDPAQLSKALSIILHLICLLEKVPCTSEQDHFKKETIYRFLKLQPCGKNGYSPLHLAVDRNTTCVGRYPVCKFPSLTVASVLLECGADVNSRDEDDNSPLHIAASNGHPDIMNLLISSGTHFDSTNAFQQTACDLLDEKELARNVIQPINHTTLQCLAARAIIRHSLDYRGNIPEKLEAFVLLHR encoded by the exons ATGGATTTAAAGACGGCGGTGTTCAACGCAGCCAGGGACGGGAAGCTCCGCTTGCTCCAGAAGCTGCTGGAGAACAAAGATGGACACGAAGTCGTCAAGCTGATGGGCGAGAAGACGAACGGCGCCACGCCGCTCCTGATGGCCTCCCGCTACGGTCACCTGGACCTGGTGGAGTACCTGCTGGAGTGCTGCAGCGCTCCCGTCGAGGTCGGGGGCTCGGTGAACTTCGACGGGGAGACCATCGAGGGGGCGCCCCCGCTCTGGGCCGCCTCGGCGGCGGGGCACCTGAAGGTGGTCCAGTCCCTCCTGGGCCACGGCGCTTCCGTCAACAGCACGACCCTCACCAACTCGACGCCCCTGAGGGCGGCCTGCTTCGACGGGCACCTGGACATCGTTAGGTACCTGGTGGAGCACAAGGCTGACCTGGAGGTGGCGAACAGACACGGGCATACGTGCCTGATGATCTCCTGCTACAAGGGCCACAAAGAGATCGCGCAGTATCTGCTGGAGAAAGGCGCGGATGTGAACAGGAAAAGTGTGAAAG GCAATACGGCGCTCCATGACTGCGCGGAGTCAGGCAGCCTGGAGATCATGCGGATGCTGCTGCAGTACGGCGCCACCATGGAGCAGGACGGCTACGGCATGACGCCCCTCCTCTCTGCCAGCGTCACAGGCCACACCAACATCGTGGACTACCTGACGACGCACCCGCAGGTCAGACCCTCCGGTGTCCTTGCTCACAGAAACGAGAGGGCGTGTGGTGTTTTGATTCAGTTGGTTATTGAAGGAAAAAtatatgcctttttttttttggttctgcaGACAAGCCACACTGAGCGTATCGACGCCCTGGAGCTCTTGGGAGCTACGTTTGTAGACAAGAAAAGAGACCTGCTTGGAGCTTTGAAATACTGGAAGAGAGCCATGGACCTCCGGTACCTGGACAGTAACAACATTGTCCAGAAACTAGAACCCAAGCAGCTGATCATGGCATACGACTACGCCAGGGAG GTAACAAACGGAGAGGAGCTGGATGGGCTGATATCGGACCCCGACGAGATGCGAATGCAGGCTCTGCTCATCCGCGAGAGAATCCTCGGCCCGCAGCACCCGGACACGTCCTACTACATCCGCTACCGGGGCGCCGTCTACGCCGACTCTGGGAACTTCGAGCGCTGCATCAATCTGTGGAAGTACGCGCTGGAGATGCAGCAGATCAACCTGGAGCCCCTCAGCCCCATGACGACCTCCAGCCTGCTGTCGTTCGCCGAGCTCTTCTCCTTCATGCTGCAGGACAGGGCCAAGGGACTCCTGGGGACGTCCGTGTCTTTTGAGGACTTGATGGGGATCTTGTCCAAGAGCGTGCTGGAGATCGAGCGAGCCGTGAAGCAAAGCGGACCCATGCCCCCTGACCCAGCTCAGCTCAGCAAGGCCCTGTCGATCATCCTGCACCTCATCTGTCTCTTGGAGAAGGTGCCGTGTACCTCGGAGCAGGATCATTTCAAGAAGGAAACCATCTACAG ATTCCTGAAACTCCAGCCGTGTGGGAAGAACGGCTACAGCCCCCTCCACCTGGCGGTTGACCGCAACACCACCTGTGTGGGGCGCTATCCCGTCTGCAAGTTCCCCTCCCTCACAGTGGCGTCGGTTCTCCTGGAGTGCGGGGCGGACGTCAACAGCCGAGACGAAGACGACaatag TCCTCTCCACATAGCTGCATCCAACGGCCACCCGGACATCATGAACCTGCTGATCTCCTCCGGGACTCACTTCGACAGCACCAACGCCTTCCAGCAGACCGCCTGCGACCTCCTGGACGAGAAGGAGCTGGCCAGGAACGTCATCCAGCCCATCAACCACACCACGCTGCAGTGCCTCGCCGCCCGGGCCATCATCAGGCACAGCCTCGACTACCGGGGAAACATTCCCGAGAAGCTGGAAGCCTTCGTCCTGCTCCACAGATAA
- the tmed7 gene encoding transmembrane emp24 domain-containing protein 7: MFGSLRVLLQVLWAQLLCGWALGSELTFELPDNAKQCFYEDIIIGTKCTLEFQVVTGGHYDVDCRLEDPDGTTLYKEMKKQYDSFTFTAAKNGTYKFCFSNEFSTFTHKTVYFDFQVGDDPPLFPNENRVTALTQMESACVSIHEALKSVIDYQTHFRLREAQGRSRAEDLNTRVAFWSIGEAIILLVVSISQVVLLRSFFSDKKTTMTRVGS, encoded by the exons ATGTTCGGATCACTGCGGGTGCTGCTGCAAGTGTTGTGGGCCCAGCTGCTCTGTGGGTGGGCGCTAGGCTCCGAGCTGACGTTCGAGCTGCCGGACAACGCCAAGCAGTGCTTCTACGAGGACATCATCATTGGCACCAAGTGTACGCTGGAGTTTCAG GTGGTAACTGGTGGCCACTACGATGTCGACTGCCGTTTGGAGGACCCGGATGGCACCACGCTCTACAAGGAGATGAAGAAGCAGTACGACAGTTTTACCTTCACAGCAGCCAAGAACGGGACGTACAAGTTCTGCTTCAGCAATGAGTTCTCCACCTTCACACACAAGACGGTCTACTTCGACTTCCAGGTCGGCGACGACCCTCCGCTCTTCCCAAACGAGAACAGAGTCACCGCTCTCACGCAG ATGGAATCAGCCTGCGTGTCGATCCACGAGGCTCTGAAGTCAGTCATCGACTACCAGACACACTTTCGCCTCCGTGAGGCCCAGGGGCGCAGTCGGGCTGAGGACCTCAACACCCGCGTTGCATTCTGGTCTATCGGAGAAGCCATAATCCTGCTGGTGGTCAGCATCAGCCAGGTGGTCCTGCTAAGAAGCTTCTTCTCTGACAAGAAAACCACTATGACTCGTGTGGGATCATAA
- the fem1c gene encoding protein fem-1 homolog C isoform X2, with translation MDLKTAVFNAARDGKLRLLQKLLENKDGHEVVKLMGEKTNGATPLLMASRYGHLDLVEYLLECCSAPVEVGGSVNFDGETIEGAPPLWAASAAGHLKVVQSLLGHGASVNSTTLTNSTPLRAACFDGHLDIVRYLVEHKADLEVANRHGHTCLMISCYKGHKEIAQYLLEKGADVNRKSVKGNTALHDCAESGSLEIMRMLLQYGATMEQDGYGMTPLLSASVTGHTNIVDYLTTHPQTSHTERIDALELLGATFVDKKRDLLGALKYWKRAMDLRYLDSNNIVQKLEPKQLIMAYDYAREVTNGEELDGLISDPDEMRMQALLIRERILGPQHPDTSYYIRYRGAVYADSGNFERCINLWKYALEMQQINLEPLSPMTTSSLLSFAELFSFMLQDRAKGLLGTSVSFEDLMGILSKSVLEIERAVKQSGPMPPDPAQLSKALSIILHLICLLEKVPCTSEQDHFKKETIYRFLKLQPCGKNGYSPLHLAVDRNTTCVGRYPVCKFPSLTVASVLLECGADVNSRDEDDNSPLHIAASNGHPDIMNLLISSGTHFDSTNAFQQTACDLLDEKELARNVIQPINHTTLQCLAARAIIRHSLDYRGNIPEKLEAFVLLHR, from the exons ATGGATTTAAAGACGGCGGTGTTCAACGCAGCCAGGGACGGGAAGCTCCGCTTGCTCCAGAAGCTGCTGGAGAACAAAGATGGACACGAAGTCGTCAAGCTGATGGGCGAGAAGACGAACGGCGCCACGCCGCTCCTGATGGCCTCCCGCTACGGTCACCTGGACCTGGTGGAGTACCTGCTGGAGTGCTGCAGCGCTCCCGTCGAGGTCGGGGGCTCGGTGAACTTCGACGGGGAGACCATCGAGGGGGCGCCCCCGCTCTGGGCCGCCTCGGCGGCGGGGCACCTGAAGGTGGTCCAGTCCCTCCTGGGCCACGGCGCTTCCGTCAACAGCACGACCCTCACCAACTCGACGCCCCTGAGGGCGGCCTGCTTCGACGGGCACCTGGACATCGTTAGGTACCTGGTGGAGCACAAGGCTGACCTGGAGGTGGCGAACAGACACGGGCATACGTGCCTGATGATCTCCTGCTACAAGGGCCACAAAGAGATCGCGCAGTATCTGCTGGAGAAAGGCGCGGATGTGAACAGGAAAAGTGTGAAAG GCAATACGGCGCTCCATGACTGCGCGGAGTCAGGCAGCCTGGAGATCATGCGGATGCTGCTGCAGTACGGCGCCACCATGGAGCAGGACGGCTACGGCATGACGCCCCTCCTCTCTGCCAGCGTCACAGGCCACACCAACATCGTGGACTACCTGACGACGCACCCGCAG ACAAGCCACACTGAGCGTATCGACGCCCTGGAGCTCTTGGGAGCTACGTTTGTAGACAAGAAAAGAGACCTGCTTGGAGCTTTGAAATACTGGAAGAGAGCCATGGACCTCCGGTACCTGGACAGTAACAACATTGTCCAGAAACTAGAACCCAAGCAGCTGATCATGGCATACGACTACGCCAGGGAG GTAACAAACGGAGAGGAGCTGGATGGGCTGATATCGGACCCCGACGAGATGCGAATGCAGGCTCTGCTCATCCGCGAGAGAATCCTCGGCCCGCAGCACCCGGACACGTCCTACTACATCCGCTACCGGGGCGCCGTCTACGCCGACTCTGGGAACTTCGAGCGCTGCATCAATCTGTGGAAGTACGCGCTGGAGATGCAGCAGATCAACCTGGAGCCCCTCAGCCCCATGACGACCTCCAGCCTGCTGTCGTTCGCCGAGCTCTTCTCCTTCATGCTGCAGGACAGGGCCAAGGGACTCCTGGGGACGTCCGTGTCTTTTGAGGACTTGATGGGGATCTTGTCCAAGAGCGTGCTGGAGATCGAGCGAGCCGTGAAGCAAAGCGGACCCATGCCCCCTGACCCAGCTCAGCTCAGCAAGGCCCTGTCGATCATCCTGCACCTCATCTGTCTCTTGGAGAAGGTGCCGTGTACCTCGGAGCAGGATCATTTCAAGAAGGAAACCATCTACAG ATTCCTGAAACTCCAGCCGTGTGGGAAGAACGGCTACAGCCCCCTCCACCTGGCGGTTGACCGCAACACCACCTGTGTGGGGCGCTATCCCGTCTGCAAGTTCCCCTCCCTCACAGTGGCGTCGGTTCTCCTGGAGTGCGGGGCGGACGTCAACAGCCGAGACGAAGACGACaatag TCCTCTCCACATAGCTGCATCCAACGGCCACCCGGACATCATGAACCTGCTGATCTCCTCCGGGACTCACTTCGACAGCACCAACGCCTTCCAGCAGACCGCCTGCGACCTCCTGGACGAGAAGGAGCTGGCCAGGAACGTCATCCAGCCCATCAACCACACCACGCTGCAGTGCCTCGCCGCCCGGGCCATCATCAGGCACAGCCTCGACTACCGGGGAAACATTCCCGAGAAGCTGGAAGCCTTCGTCCTGCTCCACAGATAA